GGTGCCGAACAGGCGATCCCAGACGATGAACACGCCACCATGGTTGCGGTCGATGCAGTAGTCGTTCTGCCCATGGTGCACCCGGTGGTTGCTCGGCGTGACCATGAACCACTCCAGCACACCCAGGCGGCCGACATGCTGCGAGTGAATCCAGAACTGGTAGACCAGCTGCGCGCCGAGCAGGATCAGGAACAGCGGCAGCGGCACGCCGAGCAGCGCCAGTGGCAGATAGAACGGCCAGTCGAAGGCGGTCTGGAAGGCGCCCTTGCGTAGCGCGGTGGACAGGTTGAAGTCTTCGCTGGAGTGGTGCGGCTGGTGCGCGCCCCACAGCAGGTTGAAGTGGTGCAGGCTGCGATGGGCCCAGTAGAAACAGAAGTCCACGCCGATAAAGCCCAGCAGCCATACCCAGGGCGACTGCGCATCCAGCTCCAGCAGGCGCGCATGCTCGTACAGCCAGGCGTAGGGAATGATCAGCAGAAGGCGCAACGGCCCTTCCAGCAGCACCCGCAGCACGGCGGTGTTGATGCTGGTGGTGGCATCAGCCAGGCGATAGGTGTGGCGGCCGCTCCAGCGCTCGTAGGCGAGCTCCAGCAGGATCAGCAGGATGTACAGCGGCACGGCCAGCACAGCGACATTCATAGTGGGTTCCCGGTTCTTGTTATGCTGCCAGCCTAGCGCCGGATCGCCTGTGGCGGTGTGGCCGCAGCCGCCATTCGGCACCACTCCAGGCGCCAGCCCGGCGGTGCCGCGGAACTGCCTGGCGTCACACCCATCCAACCCCAGATGCGCACGCCGCTGACATATACTCGCGCCCTGATGCAACGCCCACCCAACACAAGGACTCGTCCATGAAAGCCTTCGGCAAAATCCTGGGTCTGCTACTCCTCGGACTCTTGCTGATCATCGTCGGCCTGGGCTTCGCCCTCACCCACCTGTTCGACCCCAACGACTACAAGGACGAGATCCAGCAACTGGCCCGCGACAAGGCCAACCTGGAGCTTAAGCTCAATGGCGACATCGGCTGGAGCCTGTTCCCCTGGCTCGGCCTGGAGCTGACCGACGCCACCCTGGCCAGCGCCGCCAGCCCCGACAAGCCATTCGCCGACCTGCGCCTGCTCGGCTTCTCGGTACGCGTGCTGCCGCTGCTGCGCAAGGAAGTGCAGATGAGCGACATCCGCATCGACGGCCTCAACCTGACCCTGCAGCGCGACGAGCAGGGCCACGGCAACTGGGAACAGGTCGGCAAGCCGGCCAAGCCAGCCACCAGCGCCCCGGCCGACGCCAGCAGCACCAGCAACGCCGACACTGCCGCAAGCGACAGCGCGGAACGCAACGAGGCGCCGCTCAAGCTGGACATCGACAGCCTGACCATCAGCAACTCGCAGGTCGACTACCACGACGCCCGCAACGGCAAGCAGTTTAGCGCCGAAGGCATCGAGCTGAGCACCGGCGCCATTCGCGAAGGCGCCAGCATCCCGCTCAAGCTGAGCGCCTTCTTCGCCGCCAACCAGCCGCTGCTGCGCGCCAAGACCGAGCTGAAGACCCAGCTGCGCTTCGACCGCGCCCTCAAGCGCTACCAGCTGGAAGACCTCAAGCTGTCTGGCGAAGTCTCCGGCGAGCCGCTCCAGGGCAAGACCCTGACCTTCGCCAGCGAAGGCCAGCTGCTGCTCGACCAGGCCGCCCAGGTAGCCGAGTGGAACGGCCTCAAGCTGTCCGCCAACCAGCTGCGCGCCCTCGGCGAACTCAAGCTGCATGACCTCGACAAAACCGCCCAACTGGAAGGCAACCTGTCGATCGCCCAGCTCAACCTGCGCGAGTTCCTCACCGGTCTCGGCATCCAGCTGCCGGCCACCCGCGATGCCGCCGGCCTCAGCCAGTTCGAACTGTCCAGCCGCCTGGCTGGCACCCCCAACAGCCTGGCGCTCAACGACCTCAATCTGAAGCTCGACGGCAGCAGCTTCAGCGGCAGCCTGGCCGTCAGCGACTTCGCCAAGCAGGCCGTACGCGCCCAGCTCAAGGGCGACAAGTTCGACCTCGACCGCTACCTGCCGCCCCAGGACAAGGACGCCAGCGCCGGCGCGGCGCGCAAGAACGAGGTCAAGCAGGCCGTGGCCGCCGCCGGCAAGAACGGCACCAGCGAACTGCCCAGCACCCCCAGCCAGCAGGCCTGGAGCGATGCCCAGCTGTTGCCGCTGGATCAGCTGCGCAAGCTCGACCTGCAGGCCAGCCTGAGCCTCGGCCAGCTGACCATCAGCAAGCTGCCGATCGAAAGCGCCAGCCTGCAGGCCGGCGGCAAGGACGGCGTGCTCAAGCTGGAAGAACTGCGCGGCGACCTCTACGGCGGCGAATTCAGCGCCCAGGCCCAGCTCGACGCACGCCCGGCCGTCCCCGTGCTCACCGCGCAGAAGCGCATCAGCCACATCCCGGTGGAGAAACTCATCGAGGCCCAGGGCGAGAAGGCACCACTGCGCGGCCAGCTCGACCTCAACGCCGACATCCGCACCCAGGGCAACAGCCAGAAAGCCTGGATCGATGCCCTCAACGGCAAGGCCGATTTCAGCCTGAGCAACGGTGTGCTGGTCGACGCCAACCTGGAACAGCAGCTGTGCCAGGGCATCGCCACCCTCAATCGCAAGTCGCTGTCCGGCGAGGCTCGCGGCAAGGACACGCCCTTCGAGGAGCTGGACGGCAGCCTGACCTTCCGCAATGGCGTGGCCAGCAACCCCGACCTCAAGGCGCGCATTCCCGGCCTGACGATCAACGGCCAGGGCGATGTCGACCTGCGCGTGCTGGGCATGGACTACCGCGTCGGCATCGTTATCGAAGGCGACAAGGGCGCCATGCCGGATCCGGCCTGCCAGGTCAACGAACGCTATGCCGGCATCGAATGGCCGCTGCGCTGCCGCGGCCCGCTGGAGCTGGGCGCCAAGGCCTGCCGCCTGGACAAGGACGGCATGGGCAAGATCGCCGGCAAACTGGCCGGCGCCCGCCTCGAAGAAAAGATCGAAGAGAAGCTCGGCGACAAGGTCAGCCCGGAACTCAAGGAAGCGCTCAAGGGCCTGTTCAAGAAATGACCCCCACGCAATTCAACGGCGCCGTGCTGGCCTGGTATGACCAGCACGGACGCAAGGATCTGCCCTGGCAGCAGGACATCAACCCGTACCGGGTGTGGGTCTCGGAAATCATGCTGCAGCAGACCCAGGTCAGCACCGTGCTCGGCTACTTCGACCGCTTCATGCACGCCCTGCCCACGGTCAGGGCCCTGGCCGAAGCGCCGGAAGACGAAGTGCTGCACCTGTGGACCGGCCTCGGCTACTACACCCGCGCACGCAACCTGCAGAAGACCGCGCAGATCGTCATGCGCGAACACGGCGGCGAATTCCCCCGCGACGTCGAAGCCCTCACCGCACTGCCCGGCATCGGCCGCTCCACCGCCGGCGCCATCGCCAGCCTGAGCATGGGCCTGCGCGCGCCGATCCTCGACGGCAACGTCAAGCGCGTGCTGGCCCGCTACGTGGCCCAGGAGGGCTACCCGGGTGAGCCCAAGGTGGCCAAGCAGCTGTGGGCGGTGGCCGAGCGCTTCCTGCCCGACGAACGGGTCAACCACTACACCCAGGCGATGATGGATCTGGGCGCCACGCTCTGCACCCGGAGCAAGCCCAGCTGCCTGATCTGCCCGCTGCAGAGCGGCTGCCAGGCGCACCTGCTGGGCCTGGAGATCCGCTACCCGATCGCCAAGCCGCGCAAAGAGCTGCCGCAGAAGCGCACCCTGATGCCGATCCTGGCCAATCGCGACGGCGCCATCCTGCTCTATCGCCGCCCCTCGAGCGGCCTGTGGGGCGGACTGTGGAGTCTGCCGGAACTGGACGACCTCGACGCCCTCGCGCCACTGGCCAGCCAACACGCCCTGCAGCTGGGCAGCCGTCGCGAACTGGATGGTTTGACCCATACTTTCAGCCACTTCCAGCTGGCCATCGAACCCTGGCTGGTGCACGTGGAGCAGGCCGCGCCTGGCGTGGCCGAGGGCGACTGGCTCTGGTATAACCTCGCCACCCCGCCGCGCCTGGGCCTGGCCGCCCCGGTGAAGAAGCTCCTCAAACGAGCCGCACAGGCACTGAATACCGAATCGATTACTGGAGAGCAGCCATGAGCCGCACCGTCCACTGCCGCAAGCACAAGCAAGACCTCCCTGGCCTGGATCGCCCGCCCTATCCAGGCCCGAAAGGCGAAGACATCTTCAACAACG
The window above is part of the Pseudomonas alcaligenes genome. Proteins encoded here:
- the mutY gene encoding A/G-specific adenine glycosylase yields the protein MTPTQFNGAVLAWYDQHGRKDLPWQQDINPYRVWVSEIMLQQTQVSTVLGYFDRFMHALPTVRALAEAPEDEVLHLWTGLGYYTRARNLQKTAQIVMREHGGEFPRDVEALTALPGIGRSTAGAIASLSMGLRAPILDGNVKRVLARYVAQEGYPGEPKVAKQLWAVAERFLPDERVNHYTQAMMDLGATLCTRSKPSCLICPLQSGCQAHLLGLEIRYPIAKPRKELPQKRTLMPILANRDGAILLYRRPSSGLWGGLWSLPELDDLDALAPLASQHALQLGSRRELDGLTHTFSHFQLAIEPWLVHVEQAAPGVAEGDWLWYNLATPPRLGLAAPVKKLLKRAAQALNTESITGEQP
- a CDS encoding AsmA family protein codes for the protein MKAFGKILGLLLLGLLLIIVGLGFALTHLFDPNDYKDEIQQLARDKANLELKLNGDIGWSLFPWLGLELTDATLASAASPDKPFADLRLLGFSVRVLPLLRKEVQMSDIRIDGLNLTLQRDEQGHGNWEQVGKPAKPATSAPADASSTSNADTAASDSAERNEAPLKLDIDSLTISNSQVDYHDARNGKQFSAEGIELSTGAIREGASIPLKLSAFFAANQPLLRAKTELKTQLRFDRALKRYQLEDLKLSGEVSGEPLQGKTLTFASEGQLLLDQAAQVAEWNGLKLSANQLRALGELKLHDLDKTAQLEGNLSIAQLNLREFLTGLGIQLPATRDAAGLSQFELSSRLAGTPNSLALNDLNLKLDGSSFSGSLAVSDFAKQAVRAQLKGDKFDLDRYLPPQDKDASAGAARKNEVKQAVAAAGKNGTSELPSTPSQQAWSDAQLLPLDQLRKLDLQASLSLGQLTISKLPIESASLQAGGKDGVLKLEELRGDLYGGEFSAQAQLDARPAVPVLTAQKRISHIPVEKLIEAQGEKAPLRGQLDLNADIRTQGNSQKAWIDALNGKADFSLSNGVLVDANLEQQLCQGIATLNRKSLSGEARGKDTPFEELDGSLTFRNGVASNPDLKARIPGLTINGQGDVDLRVLGMDYRVGIVIEGDKGAMPDPACQVNERYAGIEWPLRCRGPLELGAKACRLDKDGMGKIAGKLAGARLEEKIEEKLGDKVSPELKEALKGLFKK
- a CDS encoding sterol desaturase family protein, translating into MNVAVLAVPLYILLILLELAYERWSGRHTYRLADATTSINTAVLRVLLEGPLRLLLIIPYAWLYEHARLLELDAQSPWVWLLGFIGVDFCFYWAHRSLHHFNLLWGAHQPHHSSEDFNLSTALRKGAFQTAFDWPFYLPLALLGVPLPLFLILLGAQLVYQFWIHSQHVGRLGVLEWFMVTPSNHRVHHGQNDYCIDRNHGGVFIVWDRLFGTFADEGEPVRYGVTTPVRTFDPLRLQFSWWRLLWADAVATRSWWDKLRLWWMPTGWRPADVRQRPWPKMGTDKFDCVYPTGLRGYALLQFVAINGLTLCFLVAIKGAGGWPPLLLVPLILFGCISLGRLFEGRIGLWRLEALRLLVMASTALLWGLWLAPAQWALGLGLAGLCAASLLWLTWLAARPQVARAS